CTTGAGGTGCTGGCTTGTGGTGTTCTTGGATTTGTTGACATTCTGCAGGAGTGTGGGAGTGTTTGAATGCATGAGGTTtaattcttttcatgtattttagtttATAAGAGCAGTGAGTTTAATATAATGCGTAATAGTGTTAGAATCTCAGGGTGGTGTTGACATTGGTGAACTAAAAAATATACCTGATGGTGACTGAAAGTAAAATCCTAATTGGTcttattaatttccttcctgCAGGTGAACATTCCCTCAGACCGCCTGGTGCCAACGCTGCCCCTGCGCCTCAACTACCTGCTGTGGCTGGAGGACCTGCTCTTCCTGGCCGCCCGGAGGTGTGGCAGCgttggcagtggtagtggtgaggggGACAGTTCAGCGCCGCCCCCTGTGGTAGGGGTGGACATTGGTATGAGTCTGATGAgtctgtgtgttgttttttgtggttttgttatCTCTCTGTGAGTTTATTATAATGTAGTACACTTTATCTTATTGTTTTGAATTTCTACATGGTTTACAAGTTTATTATAATACAGTATAGTGTTTGTCTACCATTTTTATAGCCTTTGCAcactttttattgaattttacatcctttttaagtttattattatGCATACCTCATCaaactccctccttcccctttagGCACAGGAGCAGCGTGTGTGTACCCCCTGCTGGCTGCTGCACACTTCTCCTGGTGCATGCTGGCCACCGAGACAGACCCTGCAAGCTGCCAGAGTGCCCTGGAGAACGTGCAGAGGAATGGACTGGCCGGACAGATTGCtgtgaggaaggtgagagggttAGGTGGAGTGTTGGTCGTACTTTTCATACACCAGCTGGCTAAGTCATTATTTCTGTTATGGGGGAGGTGAAAAactaaaaacccttacaactatACTGCCACATCCAATTATTGCACTATTTGGAAGTTGCagaatctattcttttttatagtcttctttcttgtagatgcttataaagacatattgcttttagtgctgtgaagtTTTTGATATCACAGTGAAGGGATTCAAGACACAACACAACTTGCATCATTCCCTCACAGAAACATGAAGGACTTTTAAGTCTCCGTATTGAACCAACACAAAACTTTTATTATCCCCCCACAGAAAACAAGGACTTTTAAACCCTTTTACCTACCTTAGccccctctgtctccctctcttcaggtggaggagaagacaaTACTCAAGGAGGTGTTGGACCTGCCGGAAACACTCGCTCAAGTCTCCACCCTCAAACCTcgcactggtgatggtggtggtggtggtaaatgtcTCTCCCGTTCCTCCCTTAAGTCTCGTCATTCGGATTCCCAGCGCTGGGGTGATGCATGCTCTGggctgaagaaagagaaggaagggaagggggatgaggagggtgaggaaagttggtttgtgttgttttgggtccccatttttgttttgtgtgtttttttgtctgattttaatagtttcatgtttatttctttggttttgtttctccgccatctctctctcagtcttgtttttttgtttttttggtctCTGTTTTggttcttcttcatttttgttttgtatttgtctttgtttctaTGTGGTagattttttgtcttctctctctctctctctctctctctctctctctctctctctctctctctctctctctctctctctctctctctctctctctctctctctctctctctctctctctctctctctctctctctctctctctctctctctctctctctctctctctctctctctctctctctctctcatatctttaaTTGTGTCTCATGTCTCTTattatctctgtctatctataccTGTCTTTCCATCCTGTGCATTTCATCTTACCCTCaccttatcatctctctctcatcctttgtagtcttgtgtctctctctgtctcctgttTTTATCTCTATCTTTGTCTCTCTATCCTGTGCATATCatctcctcacctctcactcacacatcttccccacacagacaaagagaagCACAAGGAAGGCAGCAAGacagaggagcaggaaggcAAAGATGACAtcaatggaaaggaggaagaggaaagagaggaagcacAAGAGAGAGACTACATCTATGACTTCACCATGACCAACCCTCCCTTCTTCAGCTCTGAGGAGGAAGCTGACACCATGGCCAAGAGTAAGAAGGGCAGAGGGGAGCCCAATGCTGCACCCACTGGTAAGGGAGGCTGGGTCAAGTGTGTAGGTAATGAAAGGCTTGAATTGTTTCATAAATAGGCTCATAAACTTAGCAAGAATTTAGGTTTCAAGAGGAGGTTTGATAAAATTTGTggatctgtctatctatataccaggctggcaatcccacatggggGGATCCAGACAAAGAGGCATGCACTTAcatacatcattcacactcttagccctgtcagTCCTCAGTAGAAAAGGACAGTCTTGTGGTCCCACTACACCCCAGGAGCCGAGGCATAGCACAGCAGGCTGCACACATCCACTgcaaggccccacagcacacTGGTTCACCcctgccccttcataatgagaccaTTCACTACCCTGCACCTACTCCAACCCTGAGACTATAGCAGATGCAGAGTActtccacagcaaggccccacagcacacactggttTATCCCTGCCCTTTCATAATGAGACTGTTTCCTACCCTACACCTATGCCAAACCTGAGACCACAACAGATGCAGGGTACTTCCTGTAGTGCCCCACATTCGAGGTACACCAACACCCCCCTTACAAGAATCAACATTTTAAGAACACATGGTATGCCTTGTGTCCATGAAGTGCCTGGACTTTTGCTGCCTTGTCACATTCTTATGTTCCTACCTCTTGTTCCTCAGGCACAGCGCTGGAGAAAGTGACGGAGGGCGGGGAGGTGGAGTTCATTCggcagatggtggaggagagccAGCTGCTGAGGGACAAAGTGAGGTGAGGCAGTGTTAGTTGGTGGGTTTAATAAGATCTACTTGTTGCTGGAGTATTGAAGTGTTGTTATTCACTAATTTACCTCTTGCTGGAGTGTAATAGTGTTGTTATTcagtgattatttatttatttatgtttctgtGTGCTTTGGAAGTGTGAAAGTGGATTTTTGAAGGTACAGTGTGCAAatagaataacacacacacacacacacacacacacacacacacacacacacacacacacacacacacacacacacacacatggtttgCTGCACACttgttagtcagtcaatcaactagcaattcctcttccaccacacaCCTCAGTTCATGGTGTTCATAAACttcaatctatcaatcaatcagtcatccattcattcattcctcttccaccacacacacacacacacacacaccagtctatcaatcagtcattcagtcatctattctttcctcttttatcacacacaccagtcagtcagtcagtcagtcagtcactcactcactcactcactcactcactcactcactcactcactcactcactcactcacccactcactcacctctcgTCTCTCCCTCAGGATCTTCACCACACTCATCGGCACCAAGGCTCATGTGCGGGAGGTGAAGAggctggtgcaggaagccaAGCCAACCTCCTGTGTCTTTACCGAGTTCTGTCAGGGGCGGACCATGAGGTGAGGAGCTGACCTGTTGCCCCAGTGTAGGAGTGTTGTTATTCAGTGATGTACCTGTTGCTGAAGTGTAGGAGTGTTATTCAgtgattatttaattatttatgaggaggaagaggaggaggaggaggaataaacaaaataggTAAGGTTTAGGAAGCAATAGAAGGAATATATTTGCATGTAAGAAGGGTACCAGCTAATTGTATAAAAagtcaatattaaaaaaaaggcccactgagatccCAGTCCCCAAAAAATAATGGCCAAAGGTATCTGAAATTTTACCTTATTCTTTGCACAGGTGGGGCGCTGCATGGACATTTGCTGCCGGTGTGAGTCTGAGTGAGGTGCGGAGTAAAAAGGAGATGGCCACCAAGAAGCCAATTGTGCTGCTGCTCCCCCGCACCCTCATGTCTGTGTACTCTGTGCCAGCTGCTTGGACTAAGGTGCTCGGCTGGCTCAAGGCTCTCAAGGTAACTggcaccacctctctctctctctctctctctctctctctgttcttaattttgttgttttggggTGTGATACAAATCTCCTTTGTATTGTGTCGTTTGTAATCCTTTTTATCTTTACtcttttgttctgttttcttgATCTCTGTTGCTTTGGGGTGTGATTCCAGTTTGTGTTGTTTCTTGATTCTTCATTCTTTTGGGTGACCGTCTTCTTAATTTTGTGCATGTTTTGGGGTGTGATTCAAGTGTTTCCTTTGTATTGTATCTCATAGCTTCAGTCTTGTAGGGAATGTGTACTTATTTCTTTTGCATCTTTGTATCGTGTCTTTTTGGGATGATTAATCTGCATTTTCTCTGTTACCTTTTGTATCCTCAGGCTTTTGGAGATGAATAATTATCTATATTCTTTGTATCATTCAAAATCCTTTGTATCTTCAGTCTTCTGGGGACAAGTAATTCTGcatctctttgtttctctcttatctttttatcttcagtCTTCTGGGGATGAATAATTCTgcatttcctttttatctttccatcttacatcttttgtttcctcagGTTTCTGGGGCTGAATAATTATCTACCTACACACATGATAGTGACCCTCAATCCTCCtgcaggtgaaggtggaggtgttCAAGAGCACCAAGTACTTCGTAAGCGCCAACGTGAAGGCGTTCAAGCTGACGTGGCTACaccagcggcggcggcggcgggagagagaacgagagggacaccaccagcagcacaatGGTGAGGGGCAGAATGGGGTGTGCTGTGTTGTGAGTTGTTGCTGCTGGAGAGATGAGATGACACAGGGTTGAGTTAGCATTGATGGTAGCTTGTTTGAATAAGTTGATATCATGCTGTATTGTGCCTGCTGCTTGTATCTGCGAGATGAGATGTGGGGGTTGAGTTAGGGTTGATAGTAGCTTTTCTCAATAAATTGAGGCCAAGTTTTCTGATAAATTGATGCCAGCTTGTCTGAATAAATTGATGGAAGCTTGTCTGACTAATTGTTGCTCTTTCTTGAAGCCTCAGTCCTCTTCACAACTCCCTGGAAGAGTAAAAACTGTgcatatcattactattatgtAACAAACCCATATATCTGACAAATCATTCCTACAACAAAGCTTATAAGGTGACATTAGATGGGTGAATAAGGTGCTGCATTATATCCCTGACAGGTAAAGgtgctaaggaggaggaaaaggaggacaaagGCTCATCATctaagaggaaaacagaagatgaagaggagagtgaaaacAAGAGAGCACGGATAGAAACGGAAGGTGAAATGGAATCTGAAACagaagagggaaaacaaaatatggaagaagaggaggaagaggagttagatgaggaggaagagctagaagaagaggagagtcaCGAGGAAGGGAGATCAACAGACAAAGACAGCCAGCAGGGGACATCGACAGGAGGCTGGGGGgagagaaaaccaacaaaaggTGGACTGAAGTGCCTCCTCAGGTGTAACTTCCAGGTGAAACAGACAGGAGGATTAATTAGCGTGGAGGCGCACTACCTGGGTGGGTCGCTGGGCAAGGATGGGCTGAACCAGTTAGTGCAGTACATGAGGAACCAGCTCACCTATCCACATACACAGTTCTAGAGCACTGTTCTTGTTTACTGTTCTCGTTTCCCATTAAGGCAGTGTTTCTGAACCATAGCTGTTGGTCGGTGgtattattatatattgttttaattttccttaGGGCAGCATTGTTAACTGAGGGTGCTGAAAAGAATCGTAGCTGAgtaatcattgttattatttactgtttttgtttcctattaAGGCAGCGTTTCTTAACTTAGGGTGTTGAAATTAACTGTAGGGGTGATgggaatgatgtgtgtgtggtggtgtattGCCAGTGTTCCTCACAAAGGATGCAAAAGAGCTAAGATATTTTTGTGATGAATGTACATATTTGATTCTCATTTTCATGTGTTGGCAGGAAGTGTAGCTAAGCTTTGTGGTGCATGTTAGGGGTGCCAGCCTGCCTAGATCTGACTACAAGGGGCACTGAGATCAGGAAGGTTAAGAAACACTGCCTCAAGGGACTGACACCTTATGAGTTTCACCCAGGCTTTGTAGTCAGATTATCTCCTCTGATGTTCATCCTTCCCTTGTGGTGCAAAAGTATGAGTTGTGCCACTCTCAATGTGAGTAGGATGGACTACCAGTAATACCCTTTCACTTGTACACTACACTATCACCCTAATATGTTTCTGAATAAGTGCTAATCTTCATGACAAAATTCAAGATTGTTTAatacttttccttcatcataTGTTTgttagagagaaaataatgctgcatatatatgataaaaaagtaACATTCAAAGCCAAGCACCAGATgactgtatctatctatataccaggccagcattcccacacagggtggcccagacatgGCATGTGGTGTATATTTAAACTGGTGCCTGAAATGATACAGCAGATAGAACAGATGTGGGCTGATTAAATCATGTCCTGTTGCTTTGTATATACTCAACCAATATCTCTGTAGGTTAAGACtgagtggacacacacacacacacacacacacacacacaaaatcctTGTACATACCCAACCATTGTCTCTGCAAAGAAAGGTTGAGACGAAgtagacaaaacacacacacaaaggttacTCAATTTCCAGCCACATCTGTACCTGCTATCTGCTGAAATCCAGTGACTACAGCTGTTTGCTTCCTCATGTAACATCCTGCTATTTCATCAAGCACACACTGACTGAGGTACAAACAAAAGGTGTTTTTCTAACCAAGATGTTTAACAGTTAAGAGGTTCTGTTGCTCTTGACCGTTCCTGTGTTCTTACATTAATAGCTGgtgaagagataaaataaaaaaataataacatgcTACGAATATACCTGTACTTTACACCTGAGACCTTCCCTTGTATGAGTGACCTGTACTGAGGCTGTGATCTTCCAATAAATGGTACAGAATTTAAAGGGAATAATTTATAACTACCTCCAATCAATTATATACAAGTACCTCTATCTTTTATATATAAGCAGTCCTATCAACAATGTATAAGAACTAGCAGTTAAAAAAGTACTCCTATCAATTACACATAAGTACTCCTATCAGTCATATATAATCACCCCTATCAATTAGACAAGATCCTgctaataattatatataagtaCCCCTATCAGTTACACATATGATCCTCCTATTAATTATATATAAGTACCCCTATCAATTACACATAAGATCCTGCTATTAATTATACACAAGCATCCCTGCCAGTTACACGTCAGAACCATTACATTTTTTAACAGTAGACAGAGCGTCACCTTAGCCTAGTGTAGGAAACAGAAACACAATATTAGAGAAATGCATTTTGGCACAATATAAAACATATAAACATTTTTACAATGATGTTTGACCTCATACCATCATTACTACAAAACATTACATGCtagacacacactcactcacatcaTCTGGCTCTGtttatacacacagacacacacacgcacacgcacacacagacagacacacatgtcACAAAATATAAGCATCAAATCCAAGAATAAATGCACAGTGGCAGTGTTTCCTGTACACCACGACAAGTCAATGCTGGGAAATGCTTGAGTATCACAATGTAACGTTTCCAAAGCGAAGCATCTCGAAACCTTTCTTGGCCTGGAACTTACACCTCAATGCATTATATTTTGTACCTTTGCTCAATCCTATAAATCCAGGGAGAAGAATGGACTGGCTACCTCACATCACAGACACCATAATGCAGAGTTGCTCTTAGCCTAGCCTAGCCGGACCGAGCAACGGGGGGGACACGGCAGAAAAATACACTTTGTTATGAGGACGATACAGTTTCCCTCAGGACTTTTTGCGCTCGGCTGTACGGATAAATGCGAGAGAAGGTTTGGTTTATTTAAGGTTTGGCGTTTAGTGCTTCCTATCACCCTGTTCAGTGTTTCTAAATTCCCTATCTGATTGTACGAGTGGTGGTGATTCTGTGTGAAGTTAAGTAGCAAGGGAAAGTGGGAATACTTTTTTGGAGGGAATGGGTTTGGTTTAGGGTGAAAATTAAGGTTataatgactttttttcatGGGTGGAGCTGGTGGAGGAAAATTAAGCTTATCGTAATAACCTTTAGCATGGGTGGAACTGGGTGGGAGAAAATTAAGTTCAAAATGATATTTTGTTGGGGATAGGGTTGGAAAAAGATTTAAGAGTATAATGGTGTTTCTGGATTCCCTAACTGCTTACTGATTGTACAAGAACATGGGTGATGGTTCTGTATGAAGTTAAACATCAGTAGAAAATGGATATATAATTCTTTTGGCATGAGTTGGGTTGATGGATAATTTTAAATTTAGTGATATTTTGTGAATGGGAGGGATTGGGTGGATGAAAAGCTtacagtaatatttttttaggAAGTATGGTTGAAAAATTTACATttctagtgatttttttttaaggggtgatggtggtagtggtggtggcggtggtggtgatgggataAATTAGCTATGTTTACAGGgacatcttttctcttctttaacctTACGAATTTGTACGGTGAAAAAATAGTCGTTTTGTGAGGGATTACTTTGAGGCTGCTGAGGTTATTACTGTACAGAGGTTGTCTTGCTTATAAAAATAGAATGTgaacacacgtacgtacacactcgagaaagaaacacacacacacacacacacacacacacacacacacacacacacacacacacacacacacacacacacacacacacacccacaatcATTCCTTGGGTCCATCTGCTCCCATCTCAGCCAAACAGCTTAGTTAGTGACTCTTGTACCGGTGACATtactaataatacaaaaaacgCATCCTAACACGACCTACcctcctgcaacacacacagcaagtttattatttattactgaGACAAAACTCTGACCTAGCGATATAAATATACACGATTTTGTTTACAGTTGTCAAGTGCAGAGGTAGCACAACTCTactgcataataataataataataataataataataataataataataataataataataataataataataattgcattAGGTACATTAATGAATACAATTGCATGGTTTTGTTTATAATGACATTTCATATTGTGTACAGTGATGAAGGGGGGAAAATAATGATGTGAGAgggatgatagtgatggtggtagtggtggtgatataataataataaaagaaaaagggaatagaaagcaaagaataaaaacaaaactagaGAAAACAGatcaagaaaaattaaaagaaaaacagacaaaagtagagaaaactaacaaaaaacacaacaaaaaggTGACAAAACAGGGCACGGCAAACATAAACACTGGAAATCAACacaaagaatggaaaaaaatgaatattatGATTTGAGAAACACTGCAACGAACACTAacactggaagaagaagaagaagaagaagaagaagaagagagagagagagagagagagagagagagagagagagagagagagagagagagagagagagagagagagagagagagagagagagagagagagagagagagagagagagagagagagagagagagagagagagagagagagagagagagagagagagagagagagagagagagagagagagagagagagagagagagagagagagagtggtaacaGCTCTCGTAAACACAATGACACAGGCCAAAGGGTGATAAGAGTAACGAGAGGCAGGGTTGTCGCCACCCTCCCAGCACAGAAATGAGAGGCTTGTGTCGTGTTGGCAGCAGTGAGTGagaatgtgtgtgagtgtggcttTGGTGGTGTGAAAGACTGACTGATTTGAAAATGATGTATTCTAACACCACTTCCAtctgatattaaactgcatagAAGAAACTTGAATACTCTAACTTAAGAATTGGATATCAACACAGACAGAttaagagtggagggaggagagtgctGCGTTTGTGACTGGTGGTGCAAGAAATTGATTTGAAGATGGTGGATTCCAACACTGTTTCTGTCTGATATTGAGCTGAATAAGTGAGTGTATTGACttgagaaatgaggacag
The window above is part of the Scylla paramamosain isolate STU-SP2022 chromosome 43, ASM3559412v1, whole genome shotgun sequence genome. Proteins encoded here:
- the LOC135093770 gene encoding RNA N6-adenosine-methyltransferase METTL16-like isoform X1: MATKKKTVPPKLNKFMHPRNPYRTPPSFKKLATQYSEFRAHCAYDVAGKVHLDFKNPDALRALTTCLLHQDFGLEVNIPSDRLVPTLPLRLNYLLWLEDLLFLAARRCGSVGSGSGEGDSSAPPPVVGVDIGTGAACVYPLLAAAHFSWCMLATETDPASCQSALENVQRNGLAGQIAVRKVEEKTILKEVLDLPETLAQVSTLKPRTGDGGGGGKCLSRSSLKSRHSDSQRWGDACSGLKKEKEGKGDEEDKEKHKEGSKTEEQEGKDDINGKEEEEREEAQERDYIYDFTMTNPPFFSSEEEADTMAKSKKGRGEPNAAPTGTALEKVTEGGEVEFIRQMVEESQLLRDKVRIFTTLIGTKAHVREVKRLVQEAKPTSCVFTEFCQGRTMRWGAAWTFAAGVSLSEVRSKKEMATKKPIVLLLPRTLMSVYSVPAAWTKVLGWLKALKVKVEVFKSTKYFVSANVKAFKLTWLHQRRRRREREREGHHQQHNGKGAKEEEKEDKGSSSKRKTEDEEESENKRARIETEGEMESETEEGKQNMEEEEEEELDEEEELEEEESHEEGRSTDKDSQQGTSTGGWGERKPTKGGLKCLLRCNFQVKQTGGLISVEAHYLGGSLGKDGLNQLVQYMRNQLTYPHTQF
- the LOC135093770 gene encoding RNA N6-adenosine-methyltransferase METTL16-like isoform X2, which gives rise to MHPRNPYRTPPSFKKLATQYSEFRAHCAYDVAGKVHLDFKNPDALRALTTCLLHQDFGLEVNIPSDRLVPTLPLRLNYLLWLEDLLFLAARRCGSVGSGSGEGDSSAPPPVVGVDIGTGAACVYPLLAAAHFSWCMLATETDPASCQSALENVQRNGLAGQIAVRKVEEKTILKEVLDLPETLAQVSTLKPRTGDGGGGGKCLSRSSLKSRHSDSQRWGDACSGLKKEKEGKGDEEDKEKHKEGSKTEEQEGKDDINGKEEEEREEAQERDYIYDFTMTNPPFFSSEEEADTMAKSKKGRGEPNAAPTGTALEKVTEGGEVEFIRQMVEESQLLRDKVRIFTTLIGTKAHVREVKRLVQEAKPTSCVFTEFCQGRTMRWGAAWTFAAGVSLSEVRSKKEMATKKPIVLLLPRTLMSVYSVPAAWTKVLGWLKALKVKVEVFKSTKYFVSANVKAFKLTWLHQRRRRREREREGHHQQHNGKGAKEEEKEDKGSSSKRKTEDEEESENKRARIETEGEMESETEEGKQNMEEEEEEELDEEEELEEEESHEEGRSTDKDSQQGTSTGGWGERKPTKGGLKCLLRCNFQVKQTGGLISVEAHYLGGSLGKDGLNQLVQYMRNQLTYPHTQF